In the Drosophila biarmipes strain raj3 chromosome X, RU_DBia_V1.1, whole genome shotgun sequence genome, one interval contains:
- the LOC108023414 gene encoding amyloid-beta-like protein isoform X5 produces the protein MCAALRRNLLLRSLWVVLAIGTAQVQAASPRWEPQIAVLCEAGQIYQPQYLSEEGRWVTDLSKKTTGATCLRDKMDLLDYCKKAYPNRDITNIVESSHYQKIGGWCRQGALNAAKCKGSHRWIKPFRCLEGPFQSDALLVPEGCLFDHIHNASRCWPFVRWNQTGAAACQERGMQMRSFAMLLPCGISVFSGVEFVCCPKHFKTDEIHVKKTDLPVMPPAQITSANDELVVNDEDDSNDSNYSRDANDDELDDEDDLMGDDEEDEMVADEAAAGGGSPSAGSSGDVNSGSLDDINAEYDSGEEGDNYEEDGAGSEGEADGETSWDQSGGAKVVALKSGASSAPSSISVAPASEKTPLKSDVVTSTPQLSAAAAAAAAAAAASMNSGNSGAGLGSGAGAGAGAGAPPSTAQPTSDPYFTHFDPHYEHQSYKVSQKEAQQRLEESHREKVTRVMKDWSDLEEKYQDMRLADPKAAQSFKQRMTARFQALEEEGNAEKHQLAAMHQQRVLAHINQRKREAMTCYTQALTEQPPNAHHVEKCLQKLLRALHKDRAHALAHYRHLLNSGGPGGLEAAASERPRTLERLIDIDRAVNQSMTMLKRYPELSAKIAQLMNDYILALRSKDDIPGSSLGMSEEAEAGILDKYRIEIERKVAEKERLRLAEKQRKEQRAAEREKLREEKLRLEAKKVDDMLKSQAAEQQSQQSPQSSTQSQAQQQQQEKSLSSKELGLDGGLVTAANPNLDTTKSEKELSDTEYAEATVSSTKVQTVLPTVDDDAVQRAVEDVAAAVAHQEAEPQVQHFMTHDLGHRESSFSLRREFAQHAHAAKEGRNVYFTLSFAGIALMAAVFVGVAVAKWRTSRSPHAQGFIEVDQNVTTHHPIVQEEKIVPNMQINGYENPTYKYFEVKE, from the exons GCCGCTTCGCCACGATGGGAACCCCAGATAGCCGTCCTCTGCGAGGCCGGACAAATCTATCAGCCGCAATATCTCTCCGAGGAGGGCCGCTGGGTGACGGACCTCAGCAAGAAGACAACCGGCGCCACATGTTTGCGTGATAAAATGGATTTGCTTGATTACTGCAAGAAG GCCTATCCCAACCGAGACATTACCAACATTGTGGAGTCATCCCACTACCAGAAGATCGGCGGCTGGTGCCGTCAGGGTGCTCTGAACGCGGCCAAGTGCAAGGGCTCCCACCGCTGGATCAAGCCGTTCCGCTGTCTCG AAGGACCATTCCAATCGGACGCCCTGCTGGTGCCCGAGGGCTGCCTCTTCGACCACATCCACAACGCCTCCCGCTGCTGGCCGTTCGTGAGGTGGAACCAGACTGGAGCAGCCGCTTGCCAGGAGCGGGGCATGCAGATGCGCAGCTTCGCCATGCTCCTGCCCTGCGGCATCTCGGTCTTCTCCGGCGTGGAGTTCGTCTGCTGTCCCAAGCACTTCAAGA CCGATGAAATCCACGTGAAAAAGACCGACTTGCCGGTGATGCCGCCAGCCCAGATCACCAGTGCCAATGACGAACTGGTGGTGAATGACGAGGACGACAGCAACgactccaattactcaaggGACGCCAATGACGATGAGCTGGACGATGAGGATGACCTGATGggcgacgacgaggaggacgagaTGGTGGCGGATGAGGCAGCTGCCGGAGGCGGAAGTCCCAGCGCCGGATCCTCTGGGGATGTCAATAGCGGATCTTTGGATGACATAAACGCGGAATACGATAGCGGCGAGGAGGGCGACAACTACGAGGAGGACGGAGCTGGATCCGAGGGCGAGGCAGATGGTGAGACCTCCTGGGATCAGAGTGGCGGAGCTAAGGTGGTGGCCCTCAAGAGTGGTGCCTCCTCCGCCCCGTCCAGCATTTCGGTTGCGCCTGCCTCCGAGAAGACACCCCTGAAGTCCGACGTGGTCACGAGCACCCCGCAGCTttccgccgctgccgccgccgcagctgccgctgctgcagcatcTATGAACTCTGGAAACTCGGGAGCTGGACTGGGATCGGgcgctggagctggagctggagctggagcccCGCCATCCACCGCACAGCCCACTTCGGACCCGTACTTCACCCACTTTGATCCGCACTATGAGCACCAGAGCTACAAAGTAAGTCAGAAA GAAGCCCAACAGCGCCTTGAGGAATCGCACCGCGAGAAGGTCACGCGCGTGATGAAGGACTGGTCGGATCTGGAGGAGAAGTACCAGGACATGCGGCTGGCGGACCCCAAGGCGGCCCAATCCTTTAAGCAGCGGATGACGGCTCGCTTCCAG GCACTCGAGGAAGAAGGCAACGCCGAGAAGCACCAACTGGCCGCCATGCACCAGCAGCGCGTTTTGGCCCACATCAACCAGCGGAAGCGGGAGGCCATGACCTGCTACACCCAGGCCCTCACCGAACAGCCTCCGAAC GCCCACCATGTTGAGAAGTGCCTGCAAAAATTGCTGCGCGCCCTGCACAAGGACCGTGCCCATGCCCTGGCCCACTACCGCCACCTGTTGAACTCTGGAGGACCTGGTGGCCTGGAGGCGGCTGCTTCGGAGCGACCCCGCACTCTGGAGCGCCTGATCGACATCGATCGTGCCGTCAACCAGTCGATGACCATGCTCAAGCGCTATCCCGAGCTGTCGGCCAAGATTGCCCAGCTGATGAACGACTATATTCTGGCATTGCGCAGCAAGGACGACATTCCCGGCTCGTCGCTGGGCATGAGCGAGGAGGCGGAGGCCGGCATTCTGGACAAGTACCGCATCGAGATCGAGCGCAAGGTGGCCGAGAAGGAGCGCCTCCGCCTGGCCGAGAAGCAGCGCAAGGAGCAGCGGGCCGCCGAGCGGGAGAAACTGCGCGAGGAGAAGCTGCGCCTGGAGGCCAAGAAGGTGGACGATATGCTCAAGTCGCAGGCGGCCGAGCAGCAATCGCAGCAGTCACCACAGTCGTCGACCCAATcgcaggcgcagcagcagcagcaggagaagAGCCTGAGCAGCAAGGAGCTGGGTCTCGACGGCGGACTGGTCACTGCGGCCAATCCCAACTTGGACACCACCAAGAGCGAGAAGGAGCTGTCGGATACTGAGTACGCCGAGGCAACAGTAAG CAGCACCAAGGTGCAGACCGTGCTGCCAACGGTCGACGATGATGCCGTCCAGCGGGCGGTGGAGGATGTGGCCGCTGCCGTTGCTCACCAGGAGGCCGAGCCGCAGGTGCAGCACTTCATGACCCACGACCTGGGCCACCGCGAATCG AGCTTCTCGCTGCGCCGCGAGTTCGCGCAGCATGCGCACGCGGCCAAGGAGGGTCGCAACGTCTACTTCACGCTCTCCTTCGCAGGCATCGCCCTCATGGCGGCCGTCTtcgtgggcgtggccgtggCCAAGTGGCGGACATCGCGCTCGCCGCACGCCCAGGGCTTCATCGAGGTCGACCAG AACGTGACCACACACCATCCCATCGTGCAGGAGGAGAAGATTGTGCCCAACATGCAGATCAATGGGTACGAGAATCCGACCTACAAGTATTTCGAAGTGAAAGAGTAA
- the LOC108023414 gene encoding amyloid-beta-like protein isoform X6, which translates to MCAALRRNLLLRSLWVVLAIGTAQVQAASPRWEPQIAVLCEAGQIYQPQYLSEEGRWVTDLSKKTTGATCLRDKMDLLDYCKKAYPNRDITNIVESSHYQKIGGWCRQGALNAAKCKGSHRWIKPFRCLEGPFQSDALLVPEGCLFDHIHNASRCWPFVRWNQTGAAACQERGMQMRSFAMLLPCGISVFSGVEFVCCPKHFKTDEIHVKKTDLPVMPPAQITSANDELVVNDEDDSNDSNYSRDANDDELDDEDDLMGDDEEDEMVADEAAAGGGSPSAGSSGDVNSGSLDDINAEYDSGEEGDNYEEDGAGSEGEADGETSWDQSGGAKVVALKSGASSAPSSISVAPASEKTPLKSDVVTSTPQLSAAAAAAAAAAAASMNSGNSGAGLGSGAGAGAGAGAPPSTAQPTSDPYFTHFDPHYEHQSYKVSQKRLEESHREKVTRVMKDWSDLEEKYQDMRLADPKAAQSFKQRMTARFQTSVQALEEEGNAEKHQLAAMHQQRVLAHINQRKREAMTCYTQALTEQPPNAHHVEKCLQKLLRALHKDRAHALAHYRHLLNSGGPGGLEAAASERPRTLERLIDIDRAVNQSMTMLKRYPELSAKIAQLMNDYILALRSKDDIPGSSLGMSEEAEAGILDKYRIEIERKVAEKERLRLAEKQRKEQRAAEREKLREEKLRLEAKKVDDMLKSQAAEQQSQQSPQSSTQSQAQQQQQEKSLSSKELGLDGGLVTAANPNLDTTKSEKELSDTEYAEATVSSTKVQTVLPTVDDDAVQRAVEDVAAAVAHQEAEPQVQHFMTHDLGHRESSFSLRREFAQHAHAAKEGRNVYFTLSFAGIALMAAVFVGVAVAKWRTSRSPHAQGFIEVDQNVTTHHPIVQEEKIVPNMQINGYENPTYKYFEVKE; encoded by the exons GCCGCTTCGCCACGATGGGAACCCCAGATAGCCGTCCTCTGCGAGGCCGGACAAATCTATCAGCCGCAATATCTCTCCGAGGAGGGCCGCTGGGTGACGGACCTCAGCAAGAAGACAACCGGCGCCACATGTTTGCGTGATAAAATGGATTTGCTTGATTACTGCAAGAAG GCCTATCCCAACCGAGACATTACCAACATTGTGGAGTCATCCCACTACCAGAAGATCGGCGGCTGGTGCCGTCAGGGTGCTCTGAACGCGGCCAAGTGCAAGGGCTCCCACCGCTGGATCAAGCCGTTCCGCTGTCTCG AAGGACCATTCCAATCGGACGCCCTGCTGGTGCCCGAGGGCTGCCTCTTCGACCACATCCACAACGCCTCCCGCTGCTGGCCGTTCGTGAGGTGGAACCAGACTGGAGCAGCCGCTTGCCAGGAGCGGGGCATGCAGATGCGCAGCTTCGCCATGCTCCTGCCCTGCGGCATCTCGGTCTTCTCCGGCGTGGAGTTCGTCTGCTGTCCCAAGCACTTCAAGA CCGATGAAATCCACGTGAAAAAGACCGACTTGCCGGTGATGCCGCCAGCCCAGATCACCAGTGCCAATGACGAACTGGTGGTGAATGACGAGGACGACAGCAACgactccaattactcaaggGACGCCAATGACGATGAGCTGGACGATGAGGATGACCTGATGggcgacgacgaggaggacgagaTGGTGGCGGATGAGGCAGCTGCCGGAGGCGGAAGTCCCAGCGCCGGATCCTCTGGGGATGTCAATAGCGGATCTTTGGATGACATAAACGCGGAATACGATAGCGGCGAGGAGGGCGACAACTACGAGGAGGACGGAGCTGGATCCGAGGGCGAGGCAGATGGTGAGACCTCCTGGGATCAGAGTGGCGGAGCTAAGGTGGTGGCCCTCAAGAGTGGTGCCTCCTCCGCCCCGTCCAGCATTTCGGTTGCGCCTGCCTCCGAGAAGACACCCCTGAAGTCCGACGTGGTCACGAGCACCCCGCAGCTttccgccgctgccgccgccgcagctgccgctgctgcagcatcTATGAACTCTGGAAACTCGGGAGCTGGACTGGGATCGGgcgctggagctggagctggagctggagcccCGCCATCCACCGCACAGCCCACTTCGGACCCGTACTTCACCCACTTTGATCCGCACTATGAGCACCAGAGCTACAAAGTAAGTCAGAAA CGCCTTGAGGAATCGCACCGCGAGAAGGTCACGCGCGTGATGAAGGACTGGTCGGATCTGGAGGAGAAGTACCAGGACATGCGGCTGGCGGACCCCAAGGCGGCCCAATCCTTTAAGCAGCGGATGACGGCTCGCTTCCAG ACTTCTGTTCAGGCACTCGAGGAAGAAGGCAACGCCGAGAAGCACCAACTGGCCGCCATGCACCAGCAGCGCGTTTTGGCCCACATCAACCAGCGGAAGCGGGAGGCCATGACCTGCTACACCCAGGCCCTCACCGAACAGCCTCCGAAC GCCCACCATGTTGAGAAGTGCCTGCAAAAATTGCTGCGCGCCCTGCACAAGGACCGTGCCCATGCCCTGGCCCACTACCGCCACCTGTTGAACTCTGGAGGACCTGGTGGCCTGGAGGCGGCTGCTTCGGAGCGACCCCGCACTCTGGAGCGCCTGATCGACATCGATCGTGCCGTCAACCAGTCGATGACCATGCTCAAGCGCTATCCCGAGCTGTCGGCCAAGATTGCCCAGCTGATGAACGACTATATTCTGGCATTGCGCAGCAAGGACGACATTCCCGGCTCGTCGCTGGGCATGAGCGAGGAGGCGGAGGCCGGCATTCTGGACAAGTACCGCATCGAGATCGAGCGCAAGGTGGCCGAGAAGGAGCGCCTCCGCCTGGCCGAGAAGCAGCGCAAGGAGCAGCGGGCCGCCGAGCGGGAGAAACTGCGCGAGGAGAAGCTGCGCCTGGAGGCCAAGAAGGTGGACGATATGCTCAAGTCGCAGGCGGCCGAGCAGCAATCGCAGCAGTCACCACAGTCGTCGACCCAATcgcaggcgcagcagcagcagcaggagaagAGCCTGAGCAGCAAGGAGCTGGGTCTCGACGGCGGACTGGTCACTGCGGCCAATCCCAACTTGGACACCACCAAGAGCGAGAAGGAGCTGTCGGATACTGAGTACGCCGAGGCAACAGTAAG CAGCACCAAGGTGCAGACCGTGCTGCCAACGGTCGACGATGATGCCGTCCAGCGGGCGGTGGAGGATGTGGCCGCTGCCGTTGCTCACCAGGAGGCCGAGCCGCAGGTGCAGCACTTCATGACCCACGACCTGGGCCACCGCGAATCG AGCTTCTCGCTGCGCCGCGAGTTCGCGCAGCATGCGCACGCGGCCAAGGAGGGTCGCAACGTCTACTTCACGCTCTCCTTCGCAGGCATCGCCCTCATGGCGGCCGTCTtcgtgggcgtggccgtggCCAAGTGGCGGACATCGCGCTCGCCGCACGCCCAGGGCTTCATCGAGGTCGACCAG AACGTGACCACACACCATCCCATCGTGCAGGAGGAGAAGATTGTGCCCAACATGCAGATCAATGGGTACGAGAATCCGACCTACAAGTATTTCGAAGTGAAAGAGTAA
- the LOC108023414 gene encoding amyloid-beta-like protein isoform X3: MCAALRRNLLLRSLWVVLAIGTAQVQAASPRWEPQIAVLCEAGQIYQPQYLSEEGRWVTDLSKKTTGATCLRDKMDLLDYCKKAYPNRDITNIVESSHYQKIGGWCRQGALNAAKCKGSHRWIKPFRCLEGPFQSDALLVPEGCLFDHIHNASRCWPFVRWNQTGAAACQERGMQMRSFAMLLPCGISVFSGVEFVCCPKHFKTDEIHVKKTDLPVMPPAQITSANDELVVNDEDDSNDSNYSRDANDDELDDEDDLMGDDEEDEMVADEAAAGGGSPSAGSSGDVNSGSLDDINAEYDSGEEGDNYEEDGAGSEGEADGETSWDQSGGAKVVALKSGASSAPSSISVAPASEKTPLKSDVVTSTPQLSAAAAAAAAAAAASMNSGNSGAGLGSGAGAGAGAGAPPSTAQPTSDPYFTHFDPHYEHQSYKVSQKEAQQRLEESHREKVTRVMKDWSDLEEKYQDMRLADPKAAQSFKQRMTARFQTSVQALEEEGNAEKHQLAAMHQQRVLAHINQRKREAMTCYTQALTEQPPNAHHVEKCLQKLLRALHKDRAHALAHYRHLLNSGGPGGLEAAASERPRTLERLIDIDRAVNQSMTMLKRYPELSAKIAQLMNDYILALRSKDDIPGSSLGMSEEAEAGILDKYRIEIERKVAEKERLRLAEKQRKEQRAAEREKLREEKLRLEAKKVDDMLKSQAAEQQSQQSPQSSTQSQAQQQQQEKSLSSKELGLDGGLVTAANPNLDTTKSEKELSDTEYAEATVSTKVQTVLPTVDDDAVQRAVEDVAAAVAHQEAEPQVQHFMTHDLGHRESSFSLRREFAQHAHAAKEGRNVYFTLSFAGIALMAAVFVGVAVAKWRTSRSPHAQGFIEVDQNVTTHHPIVQEEKIVPNMQINGYENPTYKYFEVKE; this comes from the exons GCCGCTTCGCCACGATGGGAACCCCAGATAGCCGTCCTCTGCGAGGCCGGACAAATCTATCAGCCGCAATATCTCTCCGAGGAGGGCCGCTGGGTGACGGACCTCAGCAAGAAGACAACCGGCGCCACATGTTTGCGTGATAAAATGGATTTGCTTGATTACTGCAAGAAG GCCTATCCCAACCGAGACATTACCAACATTGTGGAGTCATCCCACTACCAGAAGATCGGCGGCTGGTGCCGTCAGGGTGCTCTGAACGCGGCCAAGTGCAAGGGCTCCCACCGCTGGATCAAGCCGTTCCGCTGTCTCG AAGGACCATTCCAATCGGACGCCCTGCTGGTGCCCGAGGGCTGCCTCTTCGACCACATCCACAACGCCTCCCGCTGCTGGCCGTTCGTGAGGTGGAACCAGACTGGAGCAGCCGCTTGCCAGGAGCGGGGCATGCAGATGCGCAGCTTCGCCATGCTCCTGCCCTGCGGCATCTCGGTCTTCTCCGGCGTGGAGTTCGTCTGCTGTCCCAAGCACTTCAAGA CCGATGAAATCCACGTGAAAAAGACCGACTTGCCGGTGATGCCGCCAGCCCAGATCACCAGTGCCAATGACGAACTGGTGGTGAATGACGAGGACGACAGCAACgactccaattactcaaggGACGCCAATGACGATGAGCTGGACGATGAGGATGACCTGATGggcgacgacgaggaggacgagaTGGTGGCGGATGAGGCAGCTGCCGGAGGCGGAAGTCCCAGCGCCGGATCCTCTGGGGATGTCAATAGCGGATCTTTGGATGACATAAACGCGGAATACGATAGCGGCGAGGAGGGCGACAACTACGAGGAGGACGGAGCTGGATCCGAGGGCGAGGCAGATGGTGAGACCTCCTGGGATCAGAGTGGCGGAGCTAAGGTGGTGGCCCTCAAGAGTGGTGCCTCCTCCGCCCCGTCCAGCATTTCGGTTGCGCCTGCCTCCGAGAAGACACCCCTGAAGTCCGACGTGGTCACGAGCACCCCGCAGCTttccgccgctgccgccgccgcagctgccgctgctgcagcatcTATGAACTCTGGAAACTCGGGAGCTGGACTGGGATCGGgcgctggagctggagctggagctggagcccCGCCATCCACCGCACAGCCCACTTCGGACCCGTACTTCACCCACTTTGATCCGCACTATGAGCACCAGAGCTACAAAGTAAGTCAGAAA GAAGCCCAACAGCGCCTTGAGGAATCGCACCGCGAGAAGGTCACGCGCGTGATGAAGGACTGGTCGGATCTGGAGGAGAAGTACCAGGACATGCGGCTGGCGGACCCCAAGGCGGCCCAATCCTTTAAGCAGCGGATGACGGCTCGCTTCCAG ACTTCTGTTCAGGCACTCGAGGAAGAAGGCAACGCCGAGAAGCACCAACTGGCCGCCATGCACCAGCAGCGCGTTTTGGCCCACATCAACCAGCGGAAGCGGGAGGCCATGACCTGCTACACCCAGGCCCTCACCGAACAGCCTCCGAAC GCCCACCATGTTGAGAAGTGCCTGCAAAAATTGCTGCGCGCCCTGCACAAGGACCGTGCCCATGCCCTGGCCCACTACCGCCACCTGTTGAACTCTGGAGGACCTGGTGGCCTGGAGGCGGCTGCTTCGGAGCGACCCCGCACTCTGGAGCGCCTGATCGACATCGATCGTGCCGTCAACCAGTCGATGACCATGCTCAAGCGCTATCCCGAGCTGTCGGCCAAGATTGCCCAGCTGATGAACGACTATATTCTGGCATTGCGCAGCAAGGACGACATTCCCGGCTCGTCGCTGGGCATGAGCGAGGAGGCGGAGGCCGGCATTCTGGACAAGTACCGCATCGAGATCGAGCGCAAGGTGGCCGAGAAGGAGCGCCTCCGCCTGGCCGAGAAGCAGCGCAAGGAGCAGCGGGCCGCCGAGCGGGAGAAACTGCGCGAGGAGAAGCTGCGCCTGGAGGCCAAGAAGGTGGACGATATGCTCAAGTCGCAGGCGGCCGAGCAGCAATCGCAGCAGTCACCACAGTCGTCGACCCAATcgcaggcgcagcagcagcagcaggagaagAGCCTGAGCAGCAAGGAGCTGGGTCTCGACGGCGGACTGGTCACTGCGGCCAATCCCAACTTGGACACCACCAAGAGCGAGAAGGAGCTGTCGGATACTGAGTACGCCGAGGCAACAGTAAG CACCAAGGTGCAGACCGTGCTGCCAACGGTCGACGATGATGCCGTCCAGCGGGCGGTGGAGGATGTGGCCGCTGCCGTTGCTCACCAGGAGGCCGAGCCGCAGGTGCAGCACTTCATGACCCACGACCTGGGCCACCGCGAATCG AGCTTCTCGCTGCGCCGCGAGTTCGCGCAGCATGCGCACGCGGCCAAGGAGGGTCGCAACGTCTACTTCACGCTCTCCTTCGCAGGCATCGCCCTCATGGCGGCCGTCTtcgtgggcgtggccgtggCCAAGTGGCGGACATCGCGCTCGCCGCACGCCCAGGGCTTCATCGAGGTCGACCAG AACGTGACCACACACCATCCCATCGTGCAGGAGGAGAAGATTGTGCCCAACATGCAGATCAATGGGTACGAGAATCCGACCTACAAGTATTTCGAAGTGAAAGAGTAA
- the LOC108023414 gene encoding amyloid-beta-like protein isoform X1, with the protein MCAALRRNLLLRSLWVVLAIGTAQVQAASPRWEPQIAVLCEAGQIYQPQYLSEEGRWVTDLSKKTTGATCLRDKMDLLDYCKKAYPNRDITNIVESSHYQKIGGWCRQGALNAAKCKGSHRWIKPFRCLEGPFQSDALLVPEGCLFDHIHNASRCWPFVRWNQTGAAACQERGMQMRSFAMLLPCGISVFSGVEFVCCPKHFKTDEIHVKKTDLPVMPPAQITSANDELVVNDEDDSNDSNYSRDANDDELDDEDDLMGDDEEDEMVADEAAAGGGSPSAGSSGDVNSGSLDDINAEYDSGEEGDNYEEDGAGSEGEADGETSWDQSGGAKVVALKSGASSAPSSISVAPASEKTPLKSDVVTSTPQLSAAAAAAAAAAAASMNSGNSGAGLGSGAGAGAGAGAPPSTAQPTSDPYFTHFDPHYEHQSYKVSQKEAQQRLEESHREKVTRVMKDWSDLEEKYQDMRLADPKAAQSFKQRMTARFQTSVQALEEEGNAEKHQLAAMHQQRVLAHINQRKREAMTCYTQALTEQPPNAHHVEKCLQKLLRALHKDRAHALAHYRHLLNSGGPGGLEAAASERPRTLERLIDIDRAVNQSMTMLKRYPELSAKIAQLMNDYILALRSKDDIPGSSLGMSEEAEAGILDKYRIEIERKVAEKERLRLAEKQRKEQRAAEREKLREEKLRLEAKKVDDMLKSQAAEQQSQQSPQSSTQSQAQQQQQEKSLSSKELGLDGGLVTAANPNLDTTKSEKELSDTEYAEATVSSTKVQTVLPTVDDDAVQRAVEDVAAAVAHQEAEPQVQHFMTHDLGHRESSFSLRREFAQHAHAAKEGRNVYFTLSFAGIALMAAVFVGVAVAKWRTSRSPHAQGFIEVDQNVTTHHPIVQEEKIVPNMQINGYENPTYKYFEVKE; encoded by the exons GCCGCTTCGCCACGATGGGAACCCCAGATAGCCGTCCTCTGCGAGGCCGGACAAATCTATCAGCCGCAATATCTCTCCGAGGAGGGCCGCTGGGTGACGGACCTCAGCAAGAAGACAACCGGCGCCACATGTTTGCGTGATAAAATGGATTTGCTTGATTACTGCAAGAAG GCCTATCCCAACCGAGACATTACCAACATTGTGGAGTCATCCCACTACCAGAAGATCGGCGGCTGGTGCCGTCAGGGTGCTCTGAACGCGGCCAAGTGCAAGGGCTCCCACCGCTGGATCAAGCCGTTCCGCTGTCTCG AAGGACCATTCCAATCGGACGCCCTGCTGGTGCCCGAGGGCTGCCTCTTCGACCACATCCACAACGCCTCCCGCTGCTGGCCGTTCGTGAGGTGGAACCAGACTGGAGCAGCCGCTTGCCAGGAGCGGGGCATGCAGATGCGCAGCTTCGCCATGCTCCTGCCCTGCGGCATCTCGGTCTTCTCCGGCGTGGAGTTCGTCTGCTGTCCCAAGCACTTCAAGA CCGATGAAATCCACGTGAAAAAGACCGACTTGCCGGTGATGCCGCCAGCCCAGATCACCAGTGCCAATGACGAACTGGTGGTGAATGACGAGGACGACAGCAACgactccaattactcaaggGACGCCAATGACGATGAGCTGGACGATGAGGATGACCTGATGggcgacgacgaggaggacgagaTGGTGGCGGATGAGGCAGCTGCCGGAGGCGGAAGTCCCAGCGCCGGATCCTCTGGGGATGTCAATAGCGGATCTTTGGATGACATAAACGCGGAATACGATAGCGGCGAGGAGGGCGACAACTACGAGGAGGACGGAGCTGGATCCGAGGGCGAGGCAGATGGTGAGACCTCCTGGGATCAGAGTGGCGGAGCTAAGGTGGTGGCCCTCAAGAGTGGTGCCTCCTCCGCCCCGTCCAGCATTTCGGTTGCGCCTGCCTCCGAGAAGACACCCCTGAAGTCCGACGTGGTCACGAGCACCCCGCAGCTttccgccgctgccgccgccgcagctgccgctgctgcagcatcTATGAACTCTGGAAACTCGGGAGCTGGACTGGGATCGGgcgctggagctggagctggagctggagcccCGCCATCCACCGCACAGCCCACTTCGGACCCGTACTTCACCCACTTTGATCCGCACTATGAGCACCAGAGCTACAAAGTAAGTCAGAAA GAAGCCCAACAGCGCCTTGAGGAATCGCACCGCGAGAAGGTCACGCGCGTGATGAAGGACTGGTCGGATCTGGAGGAGAAGTACCAGGACATGCGGCTGGCGGACCCCAAGGCGGCCCAATCCTTTAAGCAGCGGATGACGGCTCGCTTCCAG ACTTCTGTTCAGGCACTCGAGGAAGAAGGCAACGCCGAGAAGCACCAACTGGCCGCCATGCACCAGCAGCGCGTTTTGGCCCACATCAACCAGCGGAAGCGGGAGGCCATGACCTGCTACACCCAGGCCCTCACCGAACAGCCTCCGAAC GCCCACCATGTTGAGAAGTGCCTGCAAAAATTGCTGCGCGCCCTGCACAAGGACCGTGCCCATGCCCTGGCCCACTACCGCCACCTGTTGAACTCTGGAGGACCTGGTGGCCTGGAGGCGGCTGCTTCGGAGCGACCCCGCACTCTGGAGCGCCTGATCGACATCGATCGTGCCGTCAACCAGTCGATGACCATGCTCAAGCGCTATCCCGAGCTGTCGGCCAAGATTGCCCAGCTGATGAACGACTATATTCTGGCATTGCGCAGCAAGGACGACATTCCCGGCTCGTCGCTGGGCATGAGCGAGGAGGCGGAGGCCGGCATTCTGGACAAGTACCGCATCGAGATCGAGCGCAAGGTGGCCGAGAAGGAGCGCCTCCGCCTGGCCGAGAAGCAGCGCAAGGAGCAGCGGGCCGCCGAGCGGGAGAAACTGCGCGAGGAGAAGCTGCGCCTGGAGGCCAAGAAGGTGGACGATATGCTCAAGTCGCAGGCGGCCGAGCAGCAATCGCAGCAGTCACCACAGTCGTCGACCCAATcgcaggcgcagcagcagcagcaggagaagAGCCTGAGCAGCAAGGAGCTGGGTCTCGACGGCGGACTGGTCACTGCGGCCAATCCCAACTTGGACACCACCAAGAGCGAGAAGGAGCTGTCGGATACTGAGTACGCCGAGGCAACAGTAAG CAGCACCAAGGTGCAGACCGTGCTGCCAACGGTCGACGATGATGCCGTCCAGCGGGCGGTGGAGGATGTGGCCGCTGCCGTTGCTCACCAGGAGGCCGAGCCGCAGGTGCAGCACTTCATGACCCACGACCTGGGCCACCGCGAATCG AGCTTCTCGCTGCGCCGCGAGTTCGCGCAGCATGCGCACGCGGCCAAGGAGGGTCGCAACGTCTACTTCACGCTCTCCTTCGCAGGCATCGCCCTCATGGCGGCCGTCTtcgtgggcgtggccgtggCCAAGTGGCGGACATCGCGCTCGCCGCACGCCCAGGGCTTCATCGAGGTCGACCAG AACGTGACCACACACCATCCCATCGTGCAGGAGGAGAAGATTGTGCCCAACATGCAGATCAATGGGTACGAGAATCCGACCTACAAGTATTTCGAAGTGAAAGAGTAA